Proteins from one Fragaria vesca subsp. vesca linkage group LG6, FraVesHawaii_1.0, whole genome shotgun sequence genomic window:
- the LOC101301022 gene encoding E3 ubiquitin-protein ligase ATL41-like has product MSSSSHTDLIMRLLDEPDDRPQMWPEKNPYDLNSKIMLIAIVSLSVVVVLVILLHTYARCVLRRQSLRRAAALRRLGSTVAHVHSSAEPPKTGLEPSVIAALPVFVYGERRHEGDADVECAVCLSMMEDEEMARLLPNCKHSFHAECIDTWLNSHTTCPICRTEAEPRIDLQPEPREGPVAGAAPTAPPLERVNSMLSCAAEGTSEDGKAVHSGSISRLSSSFRRMLSRDRSSRRVQSSVQEDGFEDLERQ; this is encoded by the coding sequence ATGTCTTCTTCCTCTCACACAGATCTGATCATGCGCCTTCTCGACGAACCCGATGATCGTCCTCAGATGTGGCCTGAAAAGAACCCGTATGACTTGAACAGCAAGATCATGCTCATCGCCATCGTTTCATTATCTGTCGTGGTTGTGCTTGTGATACTACTTCACACCTACGCAAGATGCGTCCTCAGACGCCAGTCACTTCGCCGAGCTGCCGCCCTACGCCGCCTGGGTTCGACTGTTGCCCATGTCCACTCTTCCGCCGAGCCACCCAAGACCGGCCTCGAGCCCTCCGTCATCGCAGCCTTGCCCGTCTTTGTATACGGTGAGAGACGTCATGAAGGCGATGCTGACGTCGAGTGCGCCGTGTGTCTGAGCATGATGGAGGATGAAGAAATGGCGAGGTTGCTTCCCAATTGTAAGCACAGCTTCCATGCAGAGTGCATAGACACATGGCTGAACTCACACACAACGTGCCCTATCTGCCGGACGGAGGCGGAGCCCCGTATCGATCTCCAGCCAGAGCCAAGAGAAGGTCCTGTGGCCGGCGCAGCACCGACGGCTCCGCCGTTGGAGCGGGTTAACTCCATGTTATCATGTGCCGCGGAAGGGACGTCGGAAGATGGTAAAGCAGTACATAGTGGTTCCATTTCGAGGTTGAGTAGTTCTTTCAGGAGAATGCTTAGTAGAGATAGATCTTCGAGAAGGGTTCAATCTTCTGTTCAAGAAGATGGTTTTGAAGATTTAGAGAGACAGTGA